The following proteins are encoded in a genomic region of Neomonachus schauinslandi chromosome 7, ASM220157v2, whole genome shotgun sequence:
- the NHP2 gene encoding H/ACA ribonucleoprotein complex subunit 2 isoform X1 gives MTKIKTDPDGPEAQAEACLGERTYHELLVNLNPIAQPLASRRLTRKLYKCIKKAVKQKQIRRGVKEVQKFINKGEKGIMVLAGDTLPIEVYCHLPVMCEDRNLPYVYIPSKTDLGAAAGSKRPTCVIMVKPHEEYQEAYDECLEEVQALPPPM, from the exons ATGACCAAAATAAAGACAGATCCGGACGGGCCGGAGGCTCAGGCGGAGGCGTGCCTCGGGGAGCGCACTTACCACGAGCTGCTGGTGAATCTGAACCCCATCGCGCAGCCCCTGGCTTCTCGCCGTCTCACGCGGAAGCTCTACAAGTGCATCAAGAAAG CCGTGAAGCAGAAGCAGATTCGGCGCGGGGTGAAGGAGGTTCAGAAGTTTATCAACAAAGGCGAGAAAGG GATCATGGTTTTGGCAGGAGACACGTTGCCCATTGAGGTCTACTGCCATCTCCCAGTTATGTGTGAAGACCGGAACTTGCCCTACGTCTATATCCCCTCTAAGACG GACCTGGGTGCAGCCGCGGGCTCCAAGCGCCCCACCTGCGTGATCATGGTCAAGCCACACGAGGAGTACCAGGAGGCTTATGACGAGTGCCTGGAGGAGGTGCAGGCCCTGCCCCCGCCCATGTGA
- the NHP2 gene encoding H/ACA ribonucleoprotein complex subunit 2 isoform X3: MTKIKTDPDGPEAQAEACLGERTYHELLVNLNPIAQPLASRRLTRKLYKCIKKAVKQKQIRRGVKEVQKFINKGEKGTWVQPRAPSAPPA, from the exons ATGACCAAAATAAAGACAGATCCGGACGGGCCGGAGGCTCAGGCGGAGGCGTGCCTCGGGGAGCGCACTTACCACGAGCTGCTGGTGAATCTGAACCCCATCGCGCAGCCCCTGGCTTCTCGCCGTCTCACGCGGAAGCTCTACAAGTGCATCAAGAAAG CCGTGAAGCAGAAGCAGATTCGGCGCGGGGTGAAGGAGGTTCAGAAGTTTATCAACAAAGGCGAGAAAGG GACCTGGGTGCAGCCGCGGGCTCCAAGCGCCCCACCTGCGTGA
- the NHP2 gene encoding H/ACA ribonucleoprotein complex subunit 2 isoform X2, translating into MTKIKTDPDGPEAQAEACLGERTYHELLVNLNPIAQPLASRRLTRKLYKCIKKAVKQKQIRRGVKEVQKFINKGEKGIMVLAGDTLPIEVYCHLPVMCEDRNLPYVYIPSKTAFLPLSAGPGCSRGLQAPHLRDHGQATRGVPGGL; encoded by the exons ATGACCAAAATAAAGACAGATCCGGACGGGCCGGAGGCTCAGGCGGAGGCGTGCCTCGGGGAGCGCACTTACCACGAGCTGCTGGTGAATCTGAACCCCATCGCGCAGCCCCTGGCTTCTCGCCGTCTCACGCGGAAGCTCTACAAGTGCATCAAGAAAG CCGTGAAGCAGAAGCAGATTCGGCGCGGGGTGAAGGAGGTTCAGAAGTTTATCAACAAAGGCGAGAAAGG GATCATGGTTTTGGCAGGAGACACGTTGCCCATTGAGGTCTACTGCCATCTCCCAGTTATGTGTGAAGACCGGAACTTGCCCTACGTCTATATCCCCTCTAAGACG GCCTTCCTTCCCTTGTCCGCAGGACCTGGGTGCAGCCGCGGGCTCCAAGCGCCCCACCTGCGTGATCATGGTCAAGCCACACGAGGAGTACCAGGAGGCTTATGA